The Thermosinus carboxydivorans Nor1 genomic sequence GTCTTCTATGAGGCTCCGACGATATCTTACTAATTCCCGTAATTCCCTCTGCTCACGACTTGGAATATAACTGCCCTGCAGTAACCCATGCCGTAGTAACTCAGCTATCCACTCTGCATCTTTAACATCTGTCTTGCGTCCCGGAACTGCTTTTATGTGTTGTGCATTGACTACCAAAATCTCAATTCCCGTATGTTCTAAAAGATTGTAAATTGGTTTCCAGTAAACTCCCGTGCTTTCCATAGCTACATGACTACAGCCGTGACTTTGAAGCCAGCTTACTAATTCATGC encodes the following:
- a CDS encoding IS110 family transposase codes for the protein MKQVIRIVHERCCGMDVHKKIIVACVITPDNKEIRTFGTMTDDLHELVSWLQSHGCSHVAMESTGVYWKPIYNLLEHTGIEILVVNAQHIKAVPGRKTDVKDAEWIAELLRHGLLQGSYIPSREQRELRELVRYRRSLIED